A single region of the Vibrio chagasii genome encodes:
- a CDS encoding ABC transporter substrate-binding protein, with amino-acid sequence MKFKTLALSCAVALGLSATAVNAADKEIRFDGFPDFDSSLKVLLPDFEKKTGIKVDYLMNNHGDHHTKLTTNLATGSGAGDVIVVDVEKIGPFVGSGGLVNLSENYGADKYEERFAPYAWAQGKGADGDMYGIPVDLGPGVMYYRTDVFEKAGINVEDAIKDWGSYIAAGEKLKEQNVQLIASAADVAQAIIFTTVPEGEGLYFDKDGNPVVTSERFVHAFEVAKEIRDKGLDGRILAWSNEWYEGFRNGTFATQLSGAWLLGHLNNWIAPETKGKWAVENLPDGIYGSWGGSFLSIPTQSENPDEAWALIEYMTTDREVQLKHFETIAAFPANVTTYDDELFQEEMEFLGGQKARLLFAEVAQNIKPVSPAQGDHVARSIILENALMEVLDEGKDIETALKEAERLIKRRTRNL; translated from the coding sequence ATGAAATTTAAGACCTTAGCGCTTTCATGCGCGGTTGCTTTAGGACTAAGTGCAACAGCGGTAAATGCTGCTGACAAAGAGATTCGTTTCGATGGCTTCCCTGATTTCGATAGCAGCCTGAAGGTATTACTGCCTGATTTCGAAAAGAAAACAGGGATCAAAGTGGATTACCTTATGAACAATCACGGTGACCACCACACGAAACTAACCACTAACCTAGCAACCGGCTCTGGTGCGGGTGACGTGATTGTTGTGGACGTTGAGAAAATCGGTCCATTCGTTGGTTCTGGCGGCCTAGTTAACCTGTCTGAAAACTACGGTGCAGATAAATACGAAGAACGATTCGCACCTTACGCATGGGCACAAGGTAAAGGTGCTGATGGCGACATGTACGGTATTCCTGTCGACCTTGGTCCGGGTGTTATGTACTACCGCACCGATGTATTTGAAAAAGCGGGGATCAATGTTGAAGACGCAATCAAAGATTGGGGTTCATACATCGCAGCAGGTGAGAAGCTGAAAGAGCAAAACGTACAGCTAATTGCTTCAGCAGCCGACGTAGCACAAGCAATCATCTTTACTACAGTTCCTGAAGGCGAAGGTCTTTACTTCGATAAAGATGGCAACCCAGTTGTGACATCAGAGCGCTTTGTTCACGCGTTTGAAGTAGCAAAAGAGATTCGCGACAAAGGCTTAGACGGTCGCATTCTGGCTTGGTCTAATGAATGGTACGAAGGCTTCCGCAACGGCACATTTGCAACTCAACTTTCTGGCGCTTGGCTACTTGGTCACCTAAACAACTGGATTGCACCTGAAACCAAAGGTAAGTGGGCAGTAGAAAACCTTCCTGATGGTATCTACGGCAGCTGGGGTGGTTCGTTCCTATCTATCCCAACGCAATCTGAAAACCCAGATGAAGCATGGGCGCTTATCGAGTACATGACGACGGACCGTGAAGTTCAACTTAAGCACTTCGAAACGATTGCGGCTTTCCCTGCGAACGTAACGACGTATGACGATGAGCTTTTTCAAGAAGAGATGGAGTTCCTAGGTGGTCAGAAAGCACGTCTTCTATTTGCAGAAGTGGCACAGAACATCAAGCCAGTATCTCCAGCTCAAGGCGACCACGTAGCACGTTCTATTATTTTAGAGAACGCATTGATGGAAGTGCTTGATGAAGGTAAGGACATCGAAACTGCACTTAAAGAGGCAGAGCGCCTAATTAAGCGTCGTACGCGTAATCTTTAA
- a CDS encoding LacI family DNA-binding transcriptional regulator, whose amino-acid sequence MATIKHVSEHAGVSQATVSRVINGTSRVSHDKKLKVEKAIKELGYRPNSIAQALASSRTGSVGVVVPELGGSFYSGILHCIEENLRRFGYHAVVTAGSNTEQGQRESVEFLLGRRVDALILHTQLLSDDYLIELEEQGTPVVLINRFIPEMAMSCIDIDNEVGGLLATQYLLQKGHTDIACITGPLDKADARGRLQGYRKALEEAGVPYDEALVSEAGFTEETGTSAMKKLINRKCHFTAVFASNDHMAFGAFEVLHNEGLSVPQDISLVGFDNTIFARYLTPSLTTIHFPIEEMSIEAVQLTLQKLKKIKHDVNFKLLPTLVTRNSVSDLLVTL is encoded by the coding sequence GTGGCAACAATTAAACACGTATCAGAGCATGCAGGTGTGTCTCAAGCGACAGTGTCTAGAGTGATTAACGGCACCAGTAGAGTGAGCCACGATAAGAAGCTAAAGGTTGAAAAGGCGATCAAAGAGTTGGGTTATCGCCCGAACTCTATCGCTCAGGCTTTAGCTTCAAGTCGTACCGGAAGTGTGGGGGTTGTTGTTCCAGAACTGGGCGGATCTTTCTATTCAGGCATCTTGCATTGCATAGAGGAAAACCTACGCCGCTTCGGTTACCACGCTGTGGTTACAGCGGGTTCGAACACCGAACAAGGGCAGCGCGAGTCTGTGGAGTTTCTGTTGGGGCGTCGTGTCGATGCTTTGATTCTTCATACTCAACTGCTCAGTGATGACTATTTAATTGAATTGGAAGAACAGGGGACCCCTGTGGTTTTAATTAACCGCTTCATCCCAGAAATGGCGATGAGTTGCATTGATATTGATAACGAAGTCGGGGGGCTACTCGCTACTCAATATCTCTTGCAAAAGGGACATACAGATATCGCGTGTATTACCGGGCCTTTAGATAAAGCAGACGCTAGGGGGCGTTTGCAGGGGTATCGCAAGGCACTGGAAGAAGCCGGTGTGCCATACGATGAAGCCTTGGTCTCTGAGGCGGGATTTACTGAAGAGACCGGCACCAGTGCTATGAAGAAGTTGATCAACCGTAAGTGCCACTTCACAGCGGTATTTGCTTCAAACGATCACATGGCATTTGGCGCTTTCGAAGTCTTACACAACGAGGGATTGTCGGTTCCGCAAGATATCTCGCTTGTGGGTTTCGATAACACCATCTTCGCGCGCTATCTGACCCCTAGTTTGACCACCATACATTTCCCCATTGAAGAGATGAGCATTGAAGCAGTGCAGCTCACTCTGCAAAAGCTAAAGAAAATTAAACATGACGTGAACTTTAAATTGCTGCCGACGTTGGTCACTAGAAACTCGGTATCGGATTTACTGGTTACCCTATAA